The following proteins are encoded in a genomic region of Amia ocellicauda isolate fAmiCal2 chromosome 6, fAmiCal2.hap1, whole genome shotgun sequence:
- the zc3h13 gene encoding zinc finger CCCH domain-containing protein 13 isoform X2, which yields MPRSVSTHCRNWLKTGNCIYGNTCRFTHGTQPRGKGFSGSYRRSPERPTGDLRERMKNKRQDVEPEAAKRNPEEPTSPTARRDSSRSRHREKEDIKITKERTPDSEDEPTEWEANREDSDNGDYDYELSLEMKRQKIQRELMKLEQENMEKREDIVIKKEEQNTKSRNSNISKISPEPVSSKGSPSSRKSSGSPKHKAATKGASASKKEKKTSVISSPVSDQTRSSKAVHGKKKGPRTPSPPPPAQEENPVGKKHKGKHKTKEKMEEKPKEPKERGRDTEKHKERKEKRRDRSESSHKLKRSLSPEDQSGSTSSPSREISPSTRRKSASPNAPRPAAQKPLPSPSRRSPASPRHRRTPTPPRHHSPSSHSGSSAQRHSPSPRRKRSVSPYQREPATSPTQRRSRSPVAQRPSSPPQRRASPSRNQSQGRDKGRPERERSTPSHDRRHERRDESRGKREKEGREEREYDAEPSSSRDTREERESREERGRRETRDRRDTRDTRDTREHRDSKDTREPRAEARSTRDSHDYRERDRERDRERDRGDAHRKDEPFQEERSYGRGHAREDSSRTETRAELRNDSRNEPRSERPGRGRGRGTEPAEKGVRGSRGTQFDSHSSSSSNFHDNWESRSSYPERGAERGAERGAERGAERGAERGAERGAERERYDGDRREQARDSSFDRRGHAERDRRENRDRDTRLPSPTRHQGRSDDLEREDRRDERRADRGEDRREDRARERERDRDREREKEREKEREKEKEREREKEREAERERARERERERERDRERERERERERERERERERERVEREERERERKERERERERQRDWEDREKGREERRREEQREERTVRDVHEDRKPSRKRHRVESSPSPRPSPKRAREASPDSEGDNSTEEKNEKHRLLSQVVRPQEPTRSPPRTVPEEKPSRWKEEDRKVEKKDSIRTRHEELDLRDRGAATRGERPREHLLDIVAAGVSDTRRTKEPLDTTPHPPAEDREAAHEEVKKKTKSQKKGLKKNRKEEEVSSGAERFATEQPVAEETPLLSPRKVPKKKAVEKKRKRSRGGESDISEEDTAAQQLSKKKRGPRTPPLMVPSVVKEEFPVQTVEKAPPVEVIPPIKADTTFSDWSDEDVPERGDIVPLPPAEKVPQEAPKKAIKGKDRLEPLIAPLLAQEPPLLLQLQQQLPLQPLMPQHLMRKASEQKRSSSLGSNQSRTSSRHLRSPSNESTHRGGEDHSARRRRLQGESRDRERERERDRERERERASAAEPPIERKSRIDQLKRGEPSRSTSSGKRPAYANQTGSYHSELEPPGPVEQCLSKGFGPRTIQLMQTVPQTPQTPTPDRQDSRSHSSRRSSPESERQARSRAGSYDGREREREREREREQIERDRERKDIRQRDWEREPDTREWGRGREPLRNREPRDREREPRKRDVDPERDRHLPEGHDRDRERLQDIPILCELKRAEPKLERDFEPLLREVVTIDPVRVDKNAEIPRVMEEAHEAAKLDNMEAEDDGKAEDSQSMVSGGEEYEPISDDELDEILADSAQKKEDQQDEEKIPGPLDVIDVDWSSLMPKQKKEPRAAGAALLKFTPGAVLLRAGVSKHLAGAELFAKVKETCKGELEDHKDADKLFEHELGALNMAALNRREERAGLLRNLGPCCKALCSRRDITIRRQLLKNDKGTTKQIYTSAPVVDNELLQLSIRLFKKKTACPLPSQEKVESSTLPQPSTQAEVCVS from the exons ATGCCGAGGTCTGTATCT ACACACTGTCGAAACTGGCTAAAGACTGGTAACTGTATTTACGGAAATACCTGTCGTTTCACACATGGAACTCAGCCCAGAGGCAAAGGTTTTAGTGGTTCATACAGAAG GTCACCTGAGAGACCAACTGGagatctgagagagagaatgaagaaCAAACGCCAAGATGTGGAACCTGAAGCTGCTAAGAGAAATCCAGAAGAGCCCACCTCTCCCACAGCTCGA AGAGACTCTTCAAGAAGCAGACATCGTGAGAAAGAAGATATAAAGATAACAAAAGAGAGAACGCCAGACAGTGAAGACGAGCCTACTGAATGGGAGGCCAACCGGGAAG acTCGGATAATGgagattatgattatgaattgTCCCTGGAAATGAAAAGGCAAAAGATTCAGCGTGAGTTGATGAAGCTGGAGCAAGAAAACATGGAGAAGAGGGAAGATATAGTCATCAAGAAGGAG gAACAGAACACCAAGAGCAGGAATAGCAACATTTCAAAG aTCTCTCCTGAGCCTGTCAGTTCTAAAGGATCCCCTTCATCAAGAAAATCCAGTGGGTCACCTAAACACAAAGCAGCCACTAAAGGTGCTTCTGCAagcaagaaagagaaaaagacgTCTGTGATTTCCTCACCTGTATCCGATCAGACCAG GTCTTCCAAGGCTGTCCACGGAAAAAAGAAAGGCCCTCGGACCCCCAGCCCACCACCTCCTGCCCAGGAGGAGAACCCTGTTGGCAAGAAAcacaaaggaaaacacaaaactaaagagAAGATGGAGGAGAAACCCAAGGAGCCCAAAGAAAGGGGCCGGGACACGGAGAAGCACAAGGAAAGGAAGGAGAAGCGAAG GGATCGCTCAGAAAGCTCTCACAAGCTGAAGAGGTCCTTAAGCCCGGAGGACCAATCTGGCAGCACGTCTTCGCCATCCAGAGAGATTTCCCCCTCCACACGCAGGAAATCAGCCTCTCCCAATGCACCCAGACCTGCAGCACAGAAACCCCTGCCCTCCCCATCCCGCAG GTCCCCTGCATCCCCACGGCATCGCCGCACCCCCACTCCCCCCAGGCACCACTCGCCTTCCTCCCACTCAGGCTCCTCCGCTCAGAGACACTCCCCCTCCCCTCGACGCAAGCGCTCGGTGTCGCCCTATCAGCGGGAGCCAGCCACGTCCCCCACCCAGAGACGCTCGCGCTCCCCGGTTGCGCAGAGGCCCTCCTCCCCACCACAGCGCCGGGCCAGTCCCAGCCGGAACCAGTCCCAGGGCAGAGATAAGGGCAGgcctgagagggagaggagcaCCCCGTCACACGACCGCCGCCATGAGCGCAGAGATG AGAGCCgtgggaagagagagaaggagggccGTGAGGAGCGCGAGTACGACGCGGAGCCCAGTTCATCACGGGATACccgggaggagagagagagcagagaggagCGGGGGCGGCGTGAGACCCGGGACCGCAGGGACACCCGTGACACCAGGGACACGCGTGAGCACCGCGACAGCAAGGACACGCGGGAGCCCCGGGCGGAAGCACGCTCCACACGCGACTCGCATGACTACAGAGAGCGTGACAGAGAGCGCGACCGAGAGAGGGACCGCGGGGACGCGCACAGGAAGGACGAGCCCTTTCAGGAGGAGAGGAGCTACGGCAGGGGCCATGCTAGGGAGGACAGTAGCCGCACCGAAACCAGGGCCGAGCTTCGCAATGACTCTAGAAATGAACCCCGGAGCGAGAGacctgggagagggagaggccgAGGCACTGAGCCGGCTGAGAAGG GAGTTCGTGGATCAAGAGGGACTCAGTTTGACagccacagcagcagcagcagcaacttcCATGACAACTGGGAGTCACGCAGCAGCTACCCCGAGCGCGGGGCCGAGCGCGGGGCGGAGCGCGGGGCGGAGCGGGGTGCCGAGCGCGGGGCGGAACGAGGGGCCGAGCGCGGGGCAGAGCGGGAGCGCTATGATGGAGACCGGCGGGAACAAGCCAGAGACTCCTCATTTGACCGCCGAGGCCATGCAGAACGTGATCGCAGGGAAAACCGAGACCGAG ACACGAGACTGCCCTCACCAACAAGACACCAGGGCCGCAGCGATGACCTGGAGCGAGAGGACAGGAGAGACGAGCGCAGGGCTGACAGGGGGGAGGACAGACGAGAAGACAGGGCCAGGGAGAGGGAGCGTGACCGGGatcgggagagggagaaggagagagagaaggaacgggagaaggagaaggagcggGAGAGGGAAAAAGAAAGGGAGGCCGAGCGTGAACGAGCCAGGGAGCgggagcgggagagagagagggaccgggagcgagagcgagagcgggagagggagagggagagagagagggaaagggagcgagagagagtggagagggaggagagagagcgggagaggaaggagagggaacgggagagggagaggcagagggatTGGGAAGACCGGGAGAAAGGAAGGGAGGAGCGACGGAGGGAGGAACAGAGGGAAGAGCGCACCGTCAGAGATGTGCATGAGGACAGGAAACCCAG CAGGAAGAGGCATCGTGTGGAGAGCAGCCCCAGCCCTCGACCCTCTCCAAAGAGAGCCAGGGAAGCCAGTCCAGACAGTGAAGGTGACAACAGCACCGAGGAGAAAA ATGAGAAACACCGGTTGCTGAGCCAGGTGGTGCGACCGCAGGAACCCACTCGCTCCCCACCACGCACTGTGCCCGAGGAGAAGCCCAGCCGCTGGAAGGAGGAGGATAGGAAGGTGGAGAAGAAAGACAGCATCCGCACCAGACATGAGGAGCTGGATCTGCGGGACAGAGGCGCTGCTACCAGGGGAGAGCGTCCGAGGGAGCACCTCCTGGACATTGTCGCTGCAGGGGTTTCGGACACCCGCAGGACCAAGGAGCCCCTGGACACAACCCCACACCCCCCTGCTGAGGACAGGGAGGCTGCCCACGAGGAGGTCAAGAAGAAGACCAAATCCCAGAAGAAAGGCCTGAAGAAGAACCGCAAGGAGGAGGAAGTCAGCAGCGGTGCGGAGAGGTTCGCCACAGAGCAGCCAGTCGCCGAAGAGACCCCTCTGCTGTCTCCAAGGAAAGTGCCTAAGAAAAAAGCGGTGGAAAAGAAACGCAAGCGCTCACGAGGTGGGGAGTCGGACATCTCGGAGGAGGATACGGCGGCCCAGCAGCTGAGCAAGAAGAAAAGGGGCCCCAGGACACCTCCACTCATGGTACCTTCTGTAGTCAAGGAAGAGTTCCCAGTCCAGACTGTGGAGAAGGCTCCTCCTGTTGAGGTGATTCCACCCATCAAGGCAGACACCACCTTCAGCGACTGGTCTGACGAAGACGTACCTGAGCGTGGGGATATCGTGCCTCTGCCTCCTGCTGAGAAAGTCCCGCAAGAAGCTCCAAAGAAGGCAATCAAGGGCAAGGACAGGCTAGAACCACTAATCGCCCCCCTGTTGGCTCAGGAGCCGCCCTTATTGctccagttgcagcagcagttgCCCCTTCAGCCCCTGATGCCCCAGCACCTCATGCGCAAGGCCTCGGAGCAGAAGCGCAGCAGCAGCCTGGGGAGCAACCAGAGCCGCACCTCCTCGCGCCACCTCCGGTCCCCCTCCAACGAGTCGACGCACCGCGGTGGTGAAGACCACAGCGCCCGCAGGAGGAGGCTGCAGGGGGAGTCACGCGaccgggagagggagagagagcgggaTAGAGagcgggaaagagagagagcctcTGCCGCGGAGCCACCCATAGAGAGAAAGTCCCGTATCGATCAGCTGAAGCGCGGTGAGCCGAGCCGCAGCACGTCCTCGGGTAAGAGACCGGCTTATGCAAACCAGACGGGATCATATCATTCTGAGCTTGAACCTCCTGGGCCTGTAGAGCAGTGTCTCTCAAAAGGTTTCGGCCCGCGGACCATTCAGCTGATGCAAACGGTTCCGCAGACCCCCCAGACCCCCACCCCAG ATCGCCAGGATTCCCGGAGTCACAGCTCCCGGCGGAGCTCTCCGGAGTCGGAACGCCAGGCTCGCTCCCGGGCGGGATCCTACGACGGCAGAGAGCGGGAGAGGGAGCGGGAACGAGAGAGGGAACAGATCGAGAGGGACCGGGAGCGCAAGGATATCCGGCAGAGAGACTGGGAGCGGGAACCAGACACTCGGGAGTGGGGCCGAGGTCGGGAGCCCCTCCGAAACCGAGAGCCAAGAGACCGGGAGAGGGAGCCGCGCAAGAGGGACGTGGACCCGGAGAGGGACAGACACCTGCCCGAGGGTCACGACAGGGACCGGGAGAGGCTGCAGGACATTCCCATTCTCTGCGAGTTGAAGAGAGCGGAGCCAAAGCTGGAGAGAGACTTTGAGCCACTTCTGCGTGAAGTTGTGACTATAGACCCAGTTAGAGTGGACAAGAATGCCGAAATCCCTCGTGTCATGGAGGAAGCACATGAAGCAGCGAAACTGGACAACATGGAAG CGGAGGATGATGGGAAAGCCGAAGACTCACAGTCCATGGTGTCGGGTGGAGAGGAGTATGAACCCATCAGTGATGACGAGCTGGATGAGATCCTGGCTGACAGCGCACAAAAAAAGGAAGACCAGCAGGATGAGGAGAAAATCCCAG GTCCTCTGGATGTGATCGATGTGGACTGGTCCAGCCTGATGCCCAAGCAGAAGAAGGAGCCCCGAGCGGCCGGGGCTGCTCTGCTCAAGTTCACCCCAGGCGCAGTGCTCCTCAGGGCTGGCGTCTCCAAGCACCTGGCCGGGGCCGAGCTCTTCGCTAAGGTGAAGGAGACCTGCAAGGGAGAGCTGGAGGACCACAAAG ATGCTGATAAGCTGTTTGAACATGAGCTGGGAGCCCTGAACATGGCGGCTCTGAACAGGAGAGAGGAAAGGGCCGGCCTGCTGAGGAACCTGGGGCCGTGCTGCAAAGCGCTCTGCTCCCGGAGAGACATCACCATCCGTAGACAGCTGCTCAAGAACGACAAG GGCACAACAAAGCAGATCTACACCAGTGCTCCAGTTGTGGACAATGAGCTGCTGCAGTTGAGCATCCGGTTGTTCAAGAAAAAGACTGCATGTCCGCTCCCAAGCCAGGAGAAAGTAGAGAGCAGCACActccctcagccaagcacacAGGCCGAAGTGTGCGTCTCGTAA